The nucleotide sequence CTCTTTCCctgaacccctggcaactactggcctttttattgtcttcatagtttttccttttccagactgctacataattggaatcatacagtttgtagccttttcaggttggcttctttcacttagtaatatgcatttaagtttcctccatgatttttcatggcttgatagttcatttctttttagtgttaaataatattccattgttagaTGTactagtttatttatccattcacctactggaggacatcttgtttgcttccaagttttggtaattatgaataaagttgctatacaCATCTGTTTGTAGGACATAAGTTTTTagcttctttgggtaaataccaaggagcactattactggattgtatggtaagagtatgtttacttttgtaagaaactgccaatctatcttccaaagtggctgtaacattttgcattcctgccagcaatgaatgagagttccttttgctccacatccttgccaacatttggtttgtcagtgttctggattttgggcattctaacaggtgtagtagtatctcattgttgttttaattcgcATTTCCGTGATGACATTTGAtggggagcatcttttcatatctgtgtatcttttttggtgaaatgtctataaggtttttggcccattttttaattgggttgtttgttttcttattgttgggttaagagttctttgtataagtcttatcagatatgtcttttgcaaatattttctctcagtctgtggcttgtcttttcattctcttggcaTTGTCTTtcgcagagcagaaatttttaattttaatgaagtccagtttatcagttCGTGATTTCatagattgtgcctttggtgttgtatctaaaaagtcatcaccaaactcaaggtcatttagattttctcctgtgttatcttatatgaattttgtagttttgtgtcttacatttaggtctgtgacccattttgagttcatttttgtgaagggtgtaaagtcTGTGTTTAAATTCATAGTGACCTTAGTATTTTTCTGGCTACTGCACAGAGGCTGCTCTCCATTGCTTGCCTTTTTGGCCTTCCCATAGGGCTGCTTGCTTCCACAAAGCCAGCAAGAGAGAGAGTGTGCTAGTAAGACAAACTTTATATTGTTAAGTAATGTACTCATGAAGTGACGTCCTGTCATATTTCCTGTATTCTAGTCACAGGTCCTGTCCACACTTAAGGAGAGGATATAAGTACCAGGAGGCAGGAATAACTGGGGGCTATCTTATCTGTTCTCCATACTATGGATTACTTGGCATATAGgattatatttcttaaaaaccTTTGGACTACATGTCACTTGTTAAGGTTAGACAAAAACTCATTTCTTTTGTTGGTATAATGGTAGTGGTTTGAGAGTATTCCTCCAGAtgttttttttatgtatttagtgACATAACCTATTATTTTCTATAACTGTCCTGTTCTACATCCTGCTTGCTTCTTAACCTGGTTCGAAATGTTAAAGTAACAACATCCTAGTGTAagagtctttcttttctttttgtatttgtataaagttttacaatatataactttatatttaataaacatcttaaaaatctttcttttttctcttgggaCAGGTACATCAGGAGCGTCTCTATCAAGAATACAATTTCAGCAAGGCTGAGGGCCATCTGAAACAGATGGAGAAGATATATACTCAGCAAATACAGAGCAAGGATGTAGAATTGACCTCTATGAAAGGGGAGGTCACCTCCATGAAGAAAGTGCTAGAAGAATACAAGAAAAAGTTCAGTGACATCTCTGAGAAGCTTATGGAGCGAAATCGCCAGTATCAAAAGCTTCAAGGTCTCTATGATAGCCTTAGGCTACGAAACATCACCATTGCTAACCAAGATGGTACCCTCGAACCATCCATGATCACGCAATCTGGTGTTTTTGGCTTCCCATTAGGTAAGAAAGGACATGTAATATCCAATATCTGTTCTTTAAATCAGTGATTTTTCACACTCTGCACAGTTCCAAGCAGTCAGTGGGGACTCCAAAGGCCTACAATGGTGGTAGGCTCTAGGTTCTTCATCCATGTCTCAACCTGTACATCATTGCTTTTGTCTATTCTATTTGCTTACGTTTAAGTTACATCTTGAATTTGAACAGAGAGTAAATCTCTCcaaaataaaagtttgaaaattGCTACTTTAAATGAAAAGCTGTTTAGttgtggtaataataataatattagctgccatttattgattCCTTAGTGAGTGCTAAGCACTGTTATAATTTTACATGTATTCatgtttttagaaaatttttataaaactttatgagataggtattattattatccctatttacagatgagaaaattgagacacagaaagtttaagtaaattagtcaaggtcacagagctatctTTAGAGCCCACACTCTTAACCATTTGCTATCCTCCAAGAAGGCCATATTTTAGTTGCTTTCAAATGGCAATACGGATTGCACAGTTCTTTTCTTAAGTAACTGGCAGTTgtctggttggttggttttttttttttaattcgttcatccattcatcaaatACTTATCAAACATGTTTCATTTGCTAGGCTGCTAGGCATAATCCTAGGCGATGAGAATATAAAGAATATCCAGATAGGATTCCTGCCCTCTGGAAGTGCCCAATCTAGGCTGATACAACTCTTTTCTGCTTATTTGGTGCCTTGACAGATGCAATGAGTCTCATATCTCTTCCTGACTTCTCCCTTTTATGGTACTTTTGATATAACAGAATCCAATAGATTTTTACTATGCTATCAATATAAAGTGTTTTTGGCATACAAAAAAGTGAATCATCTTGTGCTGGCTTTTCCAAAATACTCATTTTTGAATTTTGTTATAGGCTGAGGAAAAAGATTTAGTGGAGGAGATGATGTCCTAGAAAAGGCATGAAGTAATGTGATGAGGAATATCAGATATAAGAACTGAAACAGAAACAAGTTTCTGCTTGACTTTTAGTTAATCATGTATTATAATTTAGTCAATCAAAGTGTTATTGTATATTGGCATTGTAgatgttcttatttttttcttgtcactGTCTACacttattttgatttctttcatagtcactaattctttcctgtcctttttttttgcacacttacttttttacttttacttcttGCTACCATTGTTGGCTTGAAGCAGATGTAGTCAGCATTCCACTATAGTTACATGTTCCCTTTAAAACTTGCAGAAGCCAAGGAAGGGTTCAGTGGAAGTTGTTAAATGCTGATTTAATCAAATctattgtttgatttttcttaaGACTAGTCTAATTGATCTTGGGTCATGAATATGTGCCAGGTTTTCATAGTTGTCATATATTTTCTAGAGTATTTATggcaatcttttaaaaaacatttgttcTTAAAGAACCTGGGACAAAaggttttacacacacacacacacacacacacacatatatgatatTCCTTTGAAGTAGATTAAATAGATAACGAATAAAATTATGATATTGTAAATTATAGCTCTACTAAAAACATATTTCATTGTGTCAAATTACTTTTGGTCATGAGGTAATGGCTGTCATTGGAAACTGCGTCACAGAAGAAGGTCAGTATATACTGTGATAGGGGGAAGGGGCCATCATAGGCCTTTACTTTATCCAACATTAGGCTTATATTTTATCCATCTCATAGGAGTTGAgttctattaaaatatttattgaatgaattttgtctttttgttcttaaAGATCTATAAGAAAATAGATGCTTAAAtttttcccctattttttttGTAGGGAACAACTCCAAGTTTCCTTTGGACAGTACACCAGTTCGAAATCGGGGTGGTGGAGATGGAGATTTTCAGTTCAGACCATTTTTTGTGGGTTCTCCCACAGCACCTGAACCCAGCAACAGCTTTTTTAGTTTTGCCTCCCCAAGTCGTGAATTAGAGCAGCAGCAAGTCTCTAGCAGGGCCtttaaagtaaaaagaatttaGCTCACTTTACAGAATGTTTCTCTGTTCACTTTCACTGATTTCATTTAGCAAATAATCTTTGTTCTAGTTAAGAGTCACCAACCTCCTTGTGGTATTAAAAGTTGTCTTCACATTTTCAACTTATAAGAAACTCAGTGGCAGTGGGGGAATGGCTTTAgagtttggtttctttttctgtttccattcCAAAAGGGATGAGCATTTTATTAAACTCACTTTGACTGTGAACTGTTGAGTTTTCAACCATAGTGAAAAGGTTACAATATTATTGGGAGTTTTGTAGATCACCATTTGTTTCTGTCTGGGATGTTTCTGACTGAGCTATGTacttatgcatatgtatataagtACCCATGTTATATGTCTACATGTCATTTTGGGTTCTGGTATTTATGCATATACGTATATGTGCTCCTTTACATTGGTATTTTGCTGTATTTGCCAGTAGATTTATGTGAACATTTTGgtctcaggaaatggcaggtgagTCTGTAGCTTGTTATTTGGGTGTGTACATTTATTTGCATATGTTTATGTATTTGCCCTTGTATTAACTTGTTTAGAGGTGTGCTTATGTCAGTGAATGAGAGTACAATTTGATGCATATATGTTCAGTTCctatttctgtttaaaaataatttacattgaTAAAGTCATTTTGTAAAGTTgattttttggcatttattttaaaataaaattacttcttTCTCTACCCTTTTGCCAGCTGTTGCCTTGTGTCTACTTATTTAGGAATGTACTTCTACTGCAGACAACTTACCAATATGTTATTGATCTCAAGagattatattaattaaaatacttttaaagctttatttcctgttttccttTATTAAATAGTGAGCAGTTCTGACTACCGTCACAgataacttatttaaaaaatagagccaATAAAGAAATTTGAAGGACACGTTCAGTAACTTTATGTCCTGTTAGAGGCAAGACTTGAAAGCATACTGGTTGCGGAAGCAGAACATTTGGattctaattatatttttttcctgtatgttGGTTTGACGAGTTTAAGTTTAAACTTTCTGGGCCTTTCTTTCTATATCAGTAAAATAAGGGATTGAATTAAATTATCCTTACAGGCTTTTCTAACTCTTAAATTTTATGATTTATCCTTATTGGTTTGGGAGGAATTACAATGGAATTACCCTAAATGCTAAATCCCATTGTTTTTTAGGTAATAAAGTcatactgaaatcatttgaggaTATTTATATTTAGTCATTGTAGAAAGGCTAGTGAATACCCTTGCTTTACAGAATTGAATAGCAAACACGAAATGTTTTCTTCCTTAGAAGTATAGAATATAAAatctcttcaaaaatattttttactgtaCCCCAAAGTTAAAATGGTGTCTGAGAAAGAGGATGAAAattcttaagttttaaaatatccctCCGTATTTCAAAGCTAATCACACAGATTTTATAGATTACAATACAAAGTATTTTTCTTCCCTATgcagttttaaattttgttggAAAATAGTTTGAGGAAATAATTTTATGTACATTCATGATTTCTGCCTTGaatctttgcttctttctttgttACG is from Diceros bicornis minor isolate mBicDic1 chromosome 5, mDicBic1.mat.cur, whole genome shotgun sequence and encodes:
- the CCNB1IP1 gene encoding E3 ubiquitin-protein ligase CCNB1IP1 isoform X2 encodes the protein MSLCEDMLLCNYRKCRIKLSGYAWVTACSHIFCDQHGSGEFSRSPAICPACNSTLSGKLDIVRTELSPSEEYKAMVLAGLRPEIVLDISSRALAFWTYQVHQERLYQEYNFSKAEGHLKQMEKIYTQQIQSKDVELTSMKGEVTSMKKVLEEYKKKFSDISEKLMERNRQYQKLQGLYDSLRLRNITIANQDGTLEPSMITQSGVFGFPLGNNSKFPLDSTPVRNRGGGDGDFQFRPFFVGSPTAPEPSNSFFSFASPSRELEQQQVSSRAFKVKRI
- the CCNB1IP1 gene encoding E3 ubiquitin-protein ligase CCNB1IP1 isoform X1 — encoded protein: MDSLQHLESPPSVMSLCEDMLLCNYRKCRIKLSGYAWVTACSHIFCDQHGSGEFSRSPAICPACNSTLSGKLDIVRTELSPSEEYKAMVLAGLRPEIVLDISSRALAFWTYQVHQERLYQEYNFSKAEGHLKQMEKIYTQQIQSKDVELTSMKGEVTSMKKVLEEYKKKFSDISEKLMERNRQYQKLQGLYDSLRLRNITIANQDGTLEPSMITQSGVFGFPLGNNSKFPLDSTPVRNRGGGDGDFQFRPFFVGSPTAPEPSNSFFSFASPSRELEQQQVSSRAFKVKRI